The genomic region AGTCGAATATCCGGGTAATTTACCCGGATTATCACGCTCTTTTGTCGAATATCTGCCAATCGAACCCAAATTATCACGCCGTTTAGTCGACTATCCGCTTAATTTACCCGGATTATCACGCTATTTACTCGACTATCCGCTTAACTTACCCGGATTATCACACTAATTTGTCGAATATCCGGGTAATTTAAGCGGATTACCACGCTCTTTAGTCGACTATTTGGCCCCTAAACGGGGCGAATTGGATTCCGTTATTGCCTTGGCGCGCAGTTTTGGGCAATATCTGCCCTCAGCATGAGCACGACTTCAAACCCGACGCCCCCAGTTGCGGCCCCGCCGCGACTCGATCCCATTCTGGTCTTCAGCGCCCTGGGCAATCCGCTCCGCTGGCGCATCGTCAAGCAACTCGCCGACGGCAAATGCCATTGCGTCGCCGATCTGTCGAAGGCGATGGGGATGAAATCGAACGGCATTGGCAAACACCTCGGCATCCTCCGCGATGCGGGCATCCTGATCCTGGTCGCCGATGAGAAGAGCGACGGGCGCATGTACTGGCATCATCTGCCGGCCGTGTTCCGCGCCACGCCGGGGGTGTTGGATTTCGGTTGTTGCGTGGTGCGGCTGTGAGGGCGCCACCCGCTTGGGAGGCCGCAAATAAATGGCCCGCGAAATAATCGAATATTGCCTGCAACGAAGCAAAACGAATGAATTCAAAGCGCAATTTTCTCGGAAGATTGGCGGCCCTGATCGCGTGTGTTTCCGCTGCGTGGGGAGTTGACCACGGTCCATTTTCAATTACCTCGCTTACCCGCATTCTTCTTGATCTCTTCCACGGCCAATGGCGCATTCCGGTCGAAGGTGCGGGGCGGTAACGACCATCCCACCTGCTGGTCTTCAAAGCGGATGTCCGTGTAATCGCCGCCGGTCTCCCGTAGTACCACGCGGCGCGTGCCTTTTAGATCGGGCGTGAGGTGAACCTCAATGGCCTGCATCATTTTGCGCATGGCTTCGTTGCGCGGCACCAACGTGATCACCGGGCCGCCCGCCGCGTTGGTCAGCGTGGCTTCGTAATCCCGCTGGTTGCTGGAGTAGCGGCCTTCCATGACCCCGGCGATTTGCGACACCACGTTTTGCATTGCCGCCGCCAGGCCCACATCCAGCTTCTTCCACTTATCCTCCACCCACTCGAACTGCGCCACACCGGCGCCATCCGAGACCAGGATGGATTTATACGGCTGGGTGATCTCCCAGCGGATGCGCCCGGGCTTTTGGAAGCAAAGAAAACCCTCGGAACGTAACGGCTCCGTGAACAGTGACAAATGCCGTTCTTGCACGAACCGGGTGAAAATCGTCTCCGCCTGGCTCATTGCGTGGTTGACGTCCTTGAGGGTGGGCGCAACCGGCGCGTTGGAAGTTTGCGCCGGGGCCGGGAGGAGGCATCCCAACATCAAAACGATACCCCAACCGAGCGGGGACCGGCTGAAGCCGCGACTCCGAACAACAATTCCCAACACCAATGCCAGCGCGCCGCCCCAACGGTGGGAGTGTTTCAGCGGCACATGAATCAGCCATTGCATGGCCATGGAGGGTAGGGGAGACCTGTCC from Verrucomicrobiota bacterium harbors:
- a CDS encoding helix-turn-helix domain-containing protein — translated: MSTTSNPTPPVAAPPRLDPILVFSALGNPLRWRIVKQLADGKCHCVADLSKAMGMKSNGIGKHLGILRDAGILILVADEKSDGRMYWHHLPAVFRATPGVLDFGCCVVRL
- a CDS encoding outer membrane lipoprotein carrier protein LolA, with the translated sequence MQWLIHVPLKHSHRWGGALALVLGIVVRSRGFSRSPLGWGIVLMLGCLLPAPAQTSNAPVAPTLKDVNHAMSQAETIFTRFVQERHLSLFTEPLRSEGFLCFQKPGRIRWEITQPYKSILVSDGAGVAQFEWVEDKWKKLDVGLAAAMQNVVSQIAGVMEGRYSSNQRDYEATLTNAAGGPVITLVPRNEAMRKMMQAIEVHLTPDLKGTRRVVLRETGGDYTDIRFEDQQVGWSLPPRTFDRNAPLAVEEIKKNAGKRGN